Proteins co-encoded in one Polaromonas vacuolata genomic window:
- a CDS encoding threonine/serine dehydratase encodes MADPLITRAQIEACAKVFEEKYSHFIHQTPLMKLPGKALGIACAEVWLKLEHMQTGGSFKARGMLNRLLSNPIPDSGVIVASGGNAGIATAAAARALGVRCEVFVPGVSSLAKRERLAALGAKVVVVGEAYSDALAACLKRQQQTGALLTHAYDQVEVLTGAGTLAREIELQGGLPGSVLVSVGGGGLIGGVASWFEQRSRVVALEPELAPTLFNARFAGEPVDVAVSGIAADSLGARRIGALAWAATQAYVRDSLLLDDISIKQAQQWLWRELKLEIEPAAALPLAALQSGRYLPPANETVCLIICGANLDPASLG; translated from the coding sequence ATGGCAGACCCGCTAATAACGCGTGCTCAGATTGAAGCTTGCGCCAAGGTATTTGAAGAAAAGTACAGTCACTTTATCCACCAAACACCGCTGATGAAGCTGCCCGGCAAGGCTTTGGGCATTGCCTGTGCAGAAGTCTGGCTCAAGCTTGAGCATATGCAAACTGGCGGAAGTTTCAAGGCTCGCGGCATGCTGAACCGCTTGCTGTCGAATCCGATTCCAGACAGCGGCGTGATCGTCGCGTCTGGCGGTAATGCCGGTATTGCAACGGCAGCCGCTGCGCGCGCGCTTGGTGTGCGCTGTGAAGTTTTTGTGCCCGGCGTCTCTAGCCTAGCTAAACGCGAACGTCTGGCCGCTTTGGGCGCTAAGGTCGTCGTCGTCGGCGAGGCCTACTCCGATGCCCTTGCGGCTTGTTTAAAACGTCAGCAGCAAACCGGGGCCTTGCTAACCCATGCTTATGATCAGGTCGAGGTACTCACCGGTGCTGGCACGCTGGCGCGCGAGATTGAACTGCAAGGTGGTTTGCCGGGCAGTGTGCTGGTCAGCGTAGGCGGCGGTGGCCTGATAGGCGGTGTAGCCAGTTGGTTTGAACAGCGCAGCCGCGTGGTGGCGCTAGAGCCCGAACTAGCACCCACCTTGTTCAACGCTAGATTTGCAGGTGAGCCTGTTGATGTGGCAGTCAGCGGCATTGCAGCCGATTCCTTGGGGGCACGCCGCATTGGCGCGCTGGCTTGGGCGGCGACCCAGGCATATGTACGGGACTCATTGCTACTTGATGACATCAGCATAAAGCAGGCTCAGCAGTGGCTTTGGCGCGAGTTAAAGCTTGAGATTGAACCCGCGGCAGCGCTGCCCTTAGCTGCCTTGCAAAGCGGTCGCTATTTGCCGCCAGCCAATGAAACCGTCTGCCTGATCATTTGCGGTGCAAATTTAGATCCGGCTAGCTTAGGCTGA